Sequence from the Pedobacter sp. D749 genome:
TAGTACTAATCATCCGAAGCTTTCAAAGCAAACAGACTGTTGTTTGTTCTTCAAACTAACTTCTTTCAATACTGTTTAAGGTTTAAGGCGAAAGGCTTAAGGTTTAGGGATTCCCCTCCACCTTTATACCCTCTACCTTCTACCTCAATAAAATATTCAGGTGCCTATATCGGTGGTGTCCACCTCTTCCCATTCCGAACAGAGCAGTTAAGCCCACCAGAGCCGATGGTACTGCGGTAACACGTGGGAGAGTAGGTCGGTGCCAGATCTTAAAAAGAAACCCTTTAGCAGAAATGTTAAAGGGTTTTCTTGTTATATACAAGGCCTTGTGTTTAAGGCCAGCGAAATTGAAATACTGAAAGGCTAAAAGCTGAAAGAGCAAAGACCAAAGGTGGATTACGCTTTAGTCTTTAAGCTTCTTCTTTAGTCTTAAATAAAAATATTCAGGTGCCTATATCGGTGGTGTCCACCTCTTCCCATTCCGAACAGAGCAGTTAAGCCCACCAGAGCCGATGGTACTGCGGTAACACGTGGGAGAGTAGGTCGGTGCCAGATCTTAAAAAGAAACCCCTCAACAGAAATGTTGGAGGGGTTTCTTGTTTTAATGGCTTTGTGAAGTATATTATTTAAAACTGTTAAAGCATTAAATGGGATTATGCAAAGGTTCTTTTCTTAATGTCCTTAATCCCTTAATGGTAAAGGGGCCATAAATTTTTCTCACCATTAAGGCGTTAAGCAAAGTTAAGGGTTTGCTCCCGCAGATCACGCTGATCTCCGCAGAGGCCATTCCATCATCCATTTTACATCTTACCTGTTTTCCTTCTTCTGTGCCAGCTTAAATAGCCCTGATGGGAGCGGTATCCCTTTTGGGAAAAGATGATTGATCGTTTATGTTAGAATGGTTTCCCAAAAGGATTGAGCGTACAGCAGGACCGAACGCAACCTAAATGCAGAGTAAACTGCGCTCCAAAAAATGAAAGAGATTGTATTAAGAATATTGTAGTAGATGGCTTAAGCGTTCGCTTCTTCCTTAACGGCCAATTGCCCACAAGCGGCATCAATATCTTTACCACGGCTACGGCGGATATTGGTATTAATCCCTTGGCTTTTTAAGTAATTAGAAAAAGCATCGATCTTGTCGCCTTCTGCATTGGTGAAATCGGCGAAAGAAATGGGGTTGTATTCGATCAGATTTACCTTGCAGGGAATATGTTTACAGAATTTAGCTAAATCCATTGCATCAGAGATTTCATCGTTAAAGTGATTAAAAACAATGTATTCGTAAGTTACCGGATTTTTCGTTTTAGCGAAATAGTATTTAAGCGCATCTGCCAATGCTTTTAATGAGTTGGCTTCATTAATGGGCATAATCTCATTACGCTTTTTATCATCAGCTGCATGTAGGGATAATGCAAGATTAAATTTTGCACCATCATCACCGAGTTTCTTGATCATTTTAGCAATACCGGCAGTAGAAACCGTAATGCGCTTATAGCTCATGTTTAAGCCATCAGGAGCAGTAATACGCTCAATAGACTTCAATACATTTGCATAATTTAATAGCGGCTCTCCCATGCCCATATACACAATATTGGTAAGGGGATTGTTATAATTCTGCTTGGCTTGTTTATCAATCAATACTACCTGGTCATAAATCTCATCAGCATTTAAATTACGCTTACGGTCCATATAGCCGGTTGCACAGAACTTACAGGTTAAACTGCAGCCCACCTGAGAGCTCACACAAGCAGTCATGCGATCTTCCAGGGGAATTAAAACGCCCTCTACAATATTACCATCTGCTAACCTGAACGTATTTTTAATGGTATGGTCGTTACTGAACTGAGAGTTGTTAACCTGAACAGCATTAATGGCAAAAGAATCGTCCAAAGCCTGACGAAGATCTTTAGAAAGATTACTCATTTGCTCGAAACTTGTAGCCGATTTTTCCCAAAGCCATTGATATATCTGCTTGGCCCTGAATGCAGGCTGTTGCATTGCTACAAGATGTTGTTGCAATTGAGGTAGATCTAATGCACGGATATCGGTTTTTTTTGCTGTTACCATTTGTTGCAAAGGTACTTAAAAAAGCTGTAAGGCAGAAAGGTAGAAGGTTGAGGGTGCCTGCAAGATGCCAAATTTTACAATTAATTAGCTTTATCTTCCTCTGCCTCTTGAGTTTGGCTTGCTTGCAGGCTTGCCTTTTGCTGGTCTCGAATTTCTATTTGTGCTATTACTTTTGCCAGTAGGTTTTGATCCTGAGTGACCTGTCGGTTTTTTGCCTGAAGATTTTTGACCTGAAGATTTCGGTTTGAATGCTTTTTGGGGCTGTTCTTCTCTAAGTTCATGGATTTCCTCCCAGGCATTGGTTTTTTTCTTGCTGGCGCTCTTTGTTTTGGGTTTAGCTTCAGAAGACGAATGTTCGACACTTTTGGTAATCGCTTTCATCTCTTCTTCGGTAAGTTCCCTAAATTCTCCCGTTGGGATACCTTTAAGGCTAATATTCATGATGCGTGTTCGCTCAAGTTTGGTTACTTCATAACCAAAATGCTCACACATTCTTCTAATTTGCCTGTTTAAACCTTGAATTAATATGATATTGAAAACAAAGGTACTGATCTGACGTACTTTGCATTTACGGGTATTTACACCTAAAATTGGAACACCGTTACTCATTTCGAAAATAAAATCTTCGGTAACTGGTTTATTAACGGTAACCAAGTATTCTTTTTCGTGTTTATTCCCTGCCCTTAAAATTTTGTTAACAATATCTCCATTGTTAGTGAGGAAAATCAGACCTGAGGAGTCTTTATCCAACCGGCCAATTGGAAAGATCCTTTCACTGTGGTTCACATAATCAACAATATTATCACGTACGCTGCCTTCTGTAGTACTGGTAATCCCTACAGGCTTGTTAAAGGCCAATAGGATGAAATTACTTTCTTCTTTTGGTTCGATATTATGGCCGTTTACCATCACTTTATCGCCTACAAAAACCTGGTCGCCAACTTTAGCCCTTTTTCCATTGATGAAAACTGTACCCTTTTCGATATAACGGTCTGCTTCACGGCGTGAACATAATCCACTTTCACTGATGAATTTATTTAAACGGGTTGCAGAGTTATTGTTCATACTGCAATTTTACGGAAATAAATCGTGTTATCCATTCTTCATGCTGGCAACAAATGAATCGATTGTGCTTTTAAGTGCGGTTAAAGTCTCCTTGTCGATAATCGATCCTTCATCATTGATTTTCGCTTTAGCAAATGAAATAAGCTGGGGCGATACCCTCGCTTCAATTACGGTTAAAATATCGATGATGGATTGATAGGCTTTCTCGCCCTGAGTTGAAGCAACAAGTGCTAAAACAGGTTTCC
This genomic interval carries:
- the rlmN gene encoding 23S rRNA (adenine(2503)-C(2))-methyltransferase RlmN is translated as MVTAKKTDIRALDLPQLQQHLVAMQQPAFRAKQIYQWLWEKSATSFEQMSNLSKDLRQALDDSFAINAVQVNNSQFSNDHTIKNTFRLADGNIVEGVLIPLEDRMTACVSSQVGCSLTCKFCATGYMDRKRNLNADEIYDQVVLIDKQAKQNYNNPLTNIVYMGMGEPLLNYANVLKSIERITAPDGLNMSYKRITVSTAGIAKMIKKLGDDGAKFNLALSLHAADDKKRNEIMPINEANSLKALADALKYYFAKTKNPVTYEYIVFNHFNDEISDAMDLAKFCKHIPCKVNLIEYNPISFADFTNAEGDKIDAFSNYLKSQGINTNIRRSRGKDIDAACGQLAVKEEANA
- the rluF gene encoding 23S rRNA pseudouridine(2604) synthase RluF — its product is MNNNSATRLNKFISESGLCSRREADRYIEKGTVFINGKRAKVGDQVFVGDKVMVNGHNIEPKEESNFILLAFNKPVGITSTTEGSVRDNIVDYVNHSERIFPIGRLDKDSSGLIFLTNNGDIVNKILRAGNKHEKEYLVTVNKPVTEDFIFEMSNGVPILGVNTRKCKVRQISTFVFNIILIQGLNRQIRRMCEHFGYEVTKLERTRIMNISLKGIPTGEFRELTEEEMKAITKSVEHSSSEAKPKTKSASKKKTNAWEEIHELREEQPQKAFKPKSSGQKSSGKKPTGHSGSKPTGKSNSTNRNSRPAKGKPASKPNSRGRGR